The following are encoded together in the Myxococcus virescens genome:
- a CDS encoding dienelactone hydrolase family protein, producing the protein MTGQTQLIGKQGQALAGYLSAAPKGDAPGAVVLIHEYWGLNGHTRDVADRLAREGFTVFAVDLYEGRVTKDANEANAMLKAMAWDKATADLRAAVEALRARKPGTQVAIMGFCMGGALALLAAANEPGLDAVVPFYGIPPEEAADVSRIRAPVLGHYANNDEWCSPERVDALEKKLKGGGVPMEIHRYDAQHAFFNDTRPEVYSPDNAAKAWQRTVDFLHAKLG; encoded by the coding sequence ATGACAGGACAGACGCAGCTCATCGGCAAGCAGGGCCAGGCGCTGGCGGGCTATCTGAGTGCAGCCCCGAAGGGCGATGCGCCCGGAGCGGTGGTGCTCATCCACGAGTACTGGGGCCTCAACGGGCACACGCGCGACGTGGCGGACCGGCTGGCGCGAGAAGGCTTCACCGTCTTCGCGGTGGACCTCTACGAAGGCCGCGTGACGAAGGACGCCAACGAGGCCAACGCGATGCTGAAGGCGATGGCTTGGGACAAGGCCACGGCGGACCTGCGCGCCGCGGTGGAGGCGCTGCGCGCGCGAAAGCCCGGCACCCAGGTGGCCATCATGGGCTTCTGCATGGGCGGCGCGCTGGCGCTGCTGGCCGCCGCGAATGAGCCGGGGCTCGACGCCGTCGTGCCCTTCTACGGCATCCCCCCGGAGGAGGCCGCGGACGTGTCACGCATCCGCGCGCCGGTGCTCGGGCACTACGCGAACAATGACGAATGGTGCTCGCCGGAGCGAGTGGACGCGTTGGAGAAGAAGCTGAAGGGCGGCGGCGTCCCCATGGAGATTCACCGCTACGACGCACAGCACGCCTTCTTCAATGACACGCGTCCGGAGGTCTACTCACCGGACAACGCCGCGAAGGCGTGGCAGCGCACCGTGGACTTCCTCCACGCGAAGCTCGGCTGA
- a CDS encoding GreA/GreB family elongation factor codes for MSKAFTKEDSGDDSVMPVRPRASSGEKRYITPEGYRALQEELAAAQGPDPKAGEFTELEAGVRRKERERRVQELAAVLEDVRVVEPDASQAGRVFFGAWVELEDEDGGPVRYRIVGPDESDVKAGRLSVESPLARALLGKEVGESVVVERPRGPVEYTVTAVDYAAS; via the coding sequence ATGTCGAAGGCATTCACGAAGGAGGACTCGGGCGATGACAGCGTGATGCCCGTCCGTCCACGCGCGTCCTCCGGGGAGAAGCGCTACATCACCCCGGAGGGCTACCGGGCGCTCCAGGAGGAACTGGCGGCGGCGCAGGGGCCGGACCCCAAGGCGGGTGAGTTCACGGAGCTGGAGGCGGGCGTGCGCCGCAAGGAGCGCGAGCGGCGCGTACAGGAACTGGCGGCGGTGCTGGAGGACGTGCGGGTGGTGGAGCCCGACGCCTCGCAGGCCGGCCGCGTCTTCTTCGGCGCCTGGGTGGAGCTGGAGGACGAGGACGGCGGCCCGGTGCGCTACCGCATCGTCGGGCCGGACGAGTCCGACGTGAAGGCGGGGCGGCTGAGCGTGGAGTCGCCCCTGGCCCGGGCCCTGCTGGGCAAGGAAGTGGGCGAGTCCGTGGTGGTGGAGCGCCCCCGCGGCCCCGTGGAGTACACGGTGACGGCCGTGGACTACGCCGCGTCCTGA
- a CDS encoding class I SAM-dependent methyltransferase has protein sequence MFHRKGPTLRELAAQALTSVEHGYDLLAPKFEYTPFRTPDAVLEAAIAQLGAPGSVGSALDVCCGTGAAMRFLRPLARERVVGFDLSQGMLDEARQQLAQAPGTAALEFIQGDALALPFDGAFDVVTSFGAFGHILEEDEPRLVKGIARALRPGGRFLFVTAHPPSKLRPGYWMAKGFNAAMRARNALWKPPFVMYYLTFLVPRARALLEAEGFTVEVRDGLMPEPFSVLSTVIATRR, from the coding sequence ATGTTCCACCGCAAGGGCCCCACCCTCCGGGAGCTGGCCGCGCAGGCCCTCACGTCCGTCGAGCACGGCTACGACCTGCTCGCGCCCAAGTTCGAGTACACGCCCTTTCGCACGCCAGACGCGGTGCTCGAGGCCGCCATTGCCCAACTGGGCGCGCCCGGCAGCGTCGGCAGCGCGCTGGACGTGTGCTGCGGCACCGGCGCGGCCATGCGCTTCTTGCGCCCGCTCGCGCGGGAGCGCGTGGTGGGCTTCGACCTCAGCCAGGGCATGCTCGACGAGGCGCGCCAGCAGCTCGCGCAGGCGCCGGGCACCGCGGCGCTGGAGTTCATCCAGGGCGACGCGCTGGCGCTCCCCTTCGACGGCGCGTTCGACGTCGTCACCAGCTTCGGCGCCTTCGGTCACATCCTCGAAGAGGACGAGCCAAGGCTCGTGAAAGGCATCGCCCGCGCGCTGCGCCCCGGGGGCCGCTTCCTCTTCGTCACCGCGCACCCGCCGTCGAAGCTCCGCCCGGGCTACTGGATGGCCAAGGGCTTCAACGCCGCCATGCGCGCACGCAACGCGCTGTGGAAGCCGCCCTTCGTCATGTACTACCTGACGTTCCTGGTGCCCCGGGCCCGCGCGCTGCTCGAAGCAGAAGGCTTCACCGTCGAGGTGCGCGACGGCCTGATGCCGGAGCCCTTCTCCGTGCTGAGCACCGTCATCGCCACCAGGCGCTGA
- a CDS encoding SDR family oxidoreductase: MATAFITGAGIRIGSAVARALGRAGYDLALHANRSLEPLEALAEELRGLGRRVTLHAADLSRPEAVDSLAAQVREAWPALDVVVHNAGLFERTDFAAISRDQYRTMMAVNLDAPFFLTQALLPALRAGKDPLVVHLTDVGGERPVSHYAHYSVSKAGLIMLTRALAVELAPHIRVNAVSPGTVAFPEDFDAEARDAVLRRIPMGREGNVEDIARTVVFLAREAPYITGQVIAVDGGRSAQL; the protein is encoded by the coding sequence ATGGCGACCGCATTCATCACCGGGGCTGGCATCCGCATCGGCAGCGCGGTGGCCCGGGCCCTTGGCCGCGCGGGTTATGACCTGGCGCTCCATGCGAACCGTTCCCTTGAGCCGCTGGAAGCCCTGGCGGAGGAACTCCGAGGCCTCGGCCGTCGCGTCACCCTGCACGCCGCCGACCTGAGCCGCCCGGAGGCAGTGGACTCCCTGGCCGCGCAAGTGCGCGAGGCGTGGCCCGCGCTGGACGTGGTGGTCCACAACGCGGGCCTCTTCGAGCGCACCGACTTCGCCGCCATCTCCCGCGACCAGTACCGCACCATGATGGCGGTGAACCTGGACGCGCCCTTCTTCCTCACCCAGGCCCTGCTCCCCGCGTTGCGCGCCGGAAAGGACCCGTTGGTGGTGCACCTCACCGACGTCGGTGGGGAGCGGCCGGTGAGCCACTACGCGCACTATTCGGTGAGCAAGGCGGGCCTCATCATGCTCACCCGCGCGCTGGCGGTGGAGCTGGCCCCGCACATCCGGGTCAACGCCGTGTCGCCCGGCACGGTGGCCTTCCCCGAGGATTTCGACGCGGAGGCCCGCGACGCGGTGCTGCGCCGCATCCCCATGGGGCGCGAGGGCAACGTCGAGGACATCGCCCGCACCGTCGTCTTCCTCGCCCGCGAGGCGCCGTACATCACCGGGCAGGTCATCGCCGTCGATGGCGGCAGGAGCGCGCAGCTATGA
- a CDS encoding dihydroneopterin aldolase encodes MSAEHAFHPPVVTTPDGRPLDVIELRGLTVDCIVGIFNRERIAAQPLRLDVALFLDTRAAAVGGRLAHTVNYGRLAGELRFLLEACRFELLESAVETVCRYVLAPPTDDVPRAQVHAATVRVTKPLALGGLAVPSLQIHRTAAEMVYGREEKGFGRVDIIHEGAGYGVYRLRVKPGGCIPTHVHQQMEESELVLGSGLLLQFKPVARGMAFHWPRGFLHRYDNPSSTEQTVLCVDRPGFIPSDEVETEPPPEGLLPVTGHSYYPLDEPAAPGSPAEHQP; translated from the coding sequence ATGAGCGCCGAACACGCATTCCATCCCCCTGTCGTCACGACGCCGGACGGCCGCCCGCTGGACGTCATCGAGCTGCGGGGCCTTACGGTGGACTGCATCGTGGGCATCTTCAACAGGGAGCGCATCGCGGCCCAGCCGCTGCGACTGGACGTGGCCCTGTTCCTGGACACCCGCGCCGCCGCGGTGGGAGGCAGGCTGGCGCACACGGTGAACTACGGCCGGCTCGCGGGGGAGCTGCGCTTCCTGCTGGAGGCCTGCCGCTTCGAGCTGCTGGAGTCCGCCGTCGAGACGGTGTGCCGCTACGTGCTGGCGCCGCCCACCGACGACGTCCCGCGCGCGCAGGTCCACGCGGCCACGGTGCGGGTGACGAAGCCGCTGGCGCTGGGCGGGTTGGCGGTGCCGTCGCTCCAGATTCACCGGACGGCCGCGGAGATGGTGTACGGCCGGGAGGAGAAGGGCTTTGGCCGCGTGGACATCATCCACGAGGGCGCGGGCTATGGCGTCTACCGGCTGCGGGTGAAGCCAGGAGGCTGCATCCCCACGCACGTGCACCAGCAGATGGAGGAGAGCGAACTGGTGCTGGGCTCGGGGCTGCTGCTGCAGTTCAAGCCGGTGGCTCGGGGCATGGCCTTCCACTGGCCGCGCGGCTTCCTGCACCGCTACGACAACCCTTCATCCACGGAGCAGACGGTGCTCTGTGTGGACAGGCCGGGCTTCATCCCGTCGGACGAGGTGGAGACCGAGCCGCCGCCGGAGGGGCTGCTGCCCGTCACCGGCCACTCCTATTACCCGCTGGATGAGCCCGCGGCGCCGGGCTCTCCCGCGGAGCACCAACCGTGA
- a CDS encoding SDR family NAD(P)-dependent oxidoreductase: MSEVGTRKVLVTGGGTGIGRAVAEALLRAGGQVVVSGRRAEVLESLTTAWPGRAFALPCDLASLEAREGLLRRAAGLLGGLDGFVHSAGQVVHQPPGHIGEDALRAQLEVNLIAPLRLGEQALEVLEPGGAQVFIASTLATRPVVTSAVYSAAKAGLLQVMKVLALAGAARGVRASAVLPGVVETDMVREVRLAPGAGPLSEPEYTRRQEAQLAGLRALHPLGRLGRPEDVAEAVRYLLGASWISGSELVLDGGLLLRE, translated from the coding sequence ATGAGTGAGGTGGGCACGCGCAAGGTGCTCGTCACTGGCGGTGGGACGGGCATTGGCCGCGCGGTGGCGGAGGCCCTGCTGCGCGCGGGGGGGCAGGTGGTGGTGTCGGGCCGGCGCGCGGAGGTGCTGGAGTCGCTGACGACCGCATGGCCGGGACGGGCCTTCGCGCTGCCGTGTGACCTGGCCTCGCTGGAAGCCCGCGAGGGGCTGCTTCGCCGTGCCGCCGGGTTGTTGGGAGGGCTGGACGGTTTCGTCCACAGCGCGGGGCAGGTGGTGCACCAGCCGCCGGGCCACATCGGCGAGGACGCGCTTCGCGCGCAGCTCGAGGTCAACCTCATCGCGCCGCTGCGGCTGGGCGAGCAGGCACTGGAGGTGCTGGAGCCGGGTGGGGCGCAGGTCTTCATCGCGTCCACGCTGGCCACGAGGCCCGTCGTCACCAGCGCGGTGTACAGCGCGGCGAAGGCAGGACTCCTTCAGGTGATGAAGGTGCTGGCGTTGGCGGGTGCCGCGCGAGGCGTGCGTGCCAGCGCGGTGCTGCCGGGCGTGGTGGAGACGGACATGGTGCGCGAGGTGCGCCTGGCTCCCGGCGCGGGGCCGCTGTCCGAGCCCGAGTACACGCGGCGGCAGGAGGCGCAGCTGGCGGGCTTGCGGGCGCTGCATCCGCTCGGACGGCTGGGGCGCCCCGAGGACGTCGCCGAGGCGGTGCGCTACCTGCTGGGCGCGTCGTGGATTTCCGGTTCCGAGCTGGTGCTGGATGGAGGGCTACTGCTGCGGGAGTGA
- a CDS encoding queuosine precursor transporter — translation MLLDRRFQLFVVLVGVFVTSLVVGDIISVKLFEAKVGPVVAVMSIGILPFPVTFLLTDILNEFYGKKAARFVTWVGFFMAIFAVVVIAMAVQVPWAPLTRAPDFTGTVEGSFNNVFAGSQRFLVASMMAYLVGQFCDIAIFNGLKRLTRNRFLWVRATGSTLVSQLLDTVVVQYVAWTGVLPNATILSIIYTSYVVKLLVAVGLTPFIYLGHAFVERKLGIAPVVLGENGEPIAPPAPPVTQEEQPRAA, via the coding sequence ATGCTCCTCGATAGACGGTTTCAGCTCTTCGTGGTGTTGGTGGGGGTGTTCGTCACCTCGCTGGTGGTGGGCGACATCATCAGCGTGAAGCTGTTCGAGGCGAAGGTGGGGCCGGTGGTGGCGGTGATGTCCATCGGCATCCTGCCCTTCCCGGTGACGTTCCTCCTCACGGATATCCTCAACGAGTTCTACGGGAAGAAGGCGGCCCGCTTCGTGACGTGGGTGGGCTTCTTCATGGCCATCTTCGCGGTCGTGGTGATTGCCATGGCCGTGCAGGTGCCGTGGGCGCCGCTGACGCGTGCGCCGGACTTCACGGGGACGGTGGAAGGCTCGTTCAACAACGTCTTCGCCGGCTCACAGCGCTTCCTCGTCGCGTCGATGATGGCGTACCTGGTGGGCCAGTTCTGCGACATCGCCATCTTCAACGGGCTCAAGCGACTGACGCGCAACCGGTTCTTGTGGGTGCGGGCGACGGGCTCCACGCTGGTGTCGCAGCTCCTCGACACGGTGGTGGTGCAGTACGTGGCGTGGACGGGCGTGCTGCCCAACGCCACCATCCTCAGCATCATCTACACGTCCTACGTGGTGAAGTTGCTGGTCGCGGTGGGCCTGACGCCCTTCATCTACCTGGGCCACGCCTTCGTCGAGCGCAAGCTGGGCATAGCCCCCGTGGTGCTGGGGGAGAACGGCGAACCCATTGCCCCGCCCGCGCCGCCCGTCACCCAGGAGGAGCAGCCCCGCGCCGCCTGA
- a CDS encoding alpha/beta fold hydrolase translates to MNASSDTEAMGVQVREGTVHLRDGRRLAYVESGDLSGLPVFFIHGNPGSRHMRHPDDRLTHALGVRLITPDRPGYGLSDYQPGRTLLDFPDDLEQLANALRIGRFALFGVSAGGPYVAASAWKLGERITRAALVSGAAPLARPGAMAGVNRDYRNAYSMAAWPEWLLHPLMAMHDRQVRANPARALAGLRSQASADDRAVLADPRIAAQVQGWRYEATRKGVAGMRREAHILAQPWNVPLEEIRTEVDLWYWEGDSIVPPQMGRYLANRIPRAVPRFFPGGGHFSIFSHWTDILTPLVQQGS, encoded by the coding sequence ATGAACGCCTCGTCCGACACCGAAGCCATGGGCGTGCAGGTCCGCGAAGGCACCGTCCACCTGCGGGATGGCCGGCGGCTCGCGTACGTCGAGTCTGGAGACTTGAGCGGCCTGCCCGTGTTCTTCATCCACGGCAACCCGGGCTCGCGCCACATGCGTCACCCGGATGACCGGCTCACTCACGCGCTGGGCGTGCGCCTCATCACCCCGGACCGGCCGGGCTATGGCCTGTCGGACTACCAGCCCGGGCGCACGCTGCTCGACTTCCCGGATGACTTGGAGCAGCTGGCCAACGCGCTGAGGATTGGCCGCTTCGCCCTCTTCGGCGTGTCCGCGGGCGGGCCCTACGTCGCCGCGTCCGCGTGGAAGCTGGGCGAGCGCATCACCCGCGCGGCGCTCGTGTCCGGCGCGGCGCCCCTGGCCCGGCCGGGCGCCATGGCGGGCGTGAACCGGGACTACCGCAACGCGTACAGCATGGCCGCGTGGCCGGAGTGGCTACTGCATCCATTGATGGCCATGCATGACCGGCAGGTGCGCGCCAATCCCGCGCGAGCGCTGGCGGGCCTGCGCTCCCAGGCGTCGGCGGATGACCGCGCGGTGCTCGCGGACCCGCGCATCGCCGCGCAGGTGCAGGGCTGGCGGTATGAGGCCACGCGCAAGGGCGTAGCGGGCATGCGGCGCGAGGCGCACATCCTCGCGCAGCCGTGGAACGTCCCCCTGGAGGAGATTCGGACGGAGGTGGACCTCTGGTACTGGGAGGGAGACAGCATTGTCCCGCCGCAGATGGGACGGTACCTCGCGAACCGGATTCCGCGCGCGGTGCCCCGCTTCTTCCCTGGCGGCGGGCACTTCTCCATCTTCTCCCACTGGACGGACATCCTCACGCCGCTGGTGCAGCAGGGAAGCTGA
- a CDS encoding alpha/beta fold hydrolase: protein MTASTPQRLRSFVTGQVELTRAVAHALKSRPFNPYPYLKPFIERASGVREPPISATPHTVVYTRGSMRLLRYAAPRRRHRTPILFVYSLINRWYILDFLPGRSLIEHLTREGYDVYAIDWGVPGQDEERLTWDDLLGGLIQTAVRWTLRVSKSRDLTLYGYCMGGTMALAYTSLYPEGIRNLVAQATPVDFSKGGLYTLWTSANHFDVDSLVDAYGNVPTPVLESGFLMAAPVQRLTRWLEVCRRIDDPEFVTTFLAMERWGADPVPFPGEVYRQYIKDCYQQNLFPQGLMEVGGERVDLSHIQCAILNVIAEHDTIALPAMSEPLPSLVSSKDCETRRYPVGHIGLSASSKGATKVWPSISAWIGARSKPMEP from the coding sequence ATGACCGCGTCCACGCCCCAGCGCCTTCGCTCCTTCGTCACCGGGCAGGTCGAGCTGACCCGCGCCGTCGCACACGCGCTCAAGTCGCGGCCCTTCAATCCGTACCCGTACCTCAAGCCCTTCATCGAAAGGGCCTCGGGCGTGCGCGAGCCGCCCATCAGCGCCACGCCGCACACCGTCGTGTACACGCGCGGCAGCATGCGGCTGCTGCGCTACGCGGCCCCGCGCCGGCGCCACCGCACGCCCATCCTCTTCGTCTATTCGCTCATCAATCGCTGGTACATCCTCGACTTCCTTCCAGGGCGCAGCCTCATCGAGCACCTCACCCGCGAGGGCTATGACGTCTACGCCATCGACTGGGGCGTACCGGGACAGGACGAGGAGCGGCTCACGTGGGATGACCTGCTCGGCGGGCTCATCCAGACGGCGGTGCGGTGGACGCTGCGCGTGAGCAAGAGCCGGGATTTGACGCTCTACGGCTACTGCATGGGCGGCACCATGGCCCTGGCGTACACGTCCCTGTACCCCGAGGGCATCCGCAACCTCGTGGCCCAGGCCACGCCGGTGGACTTCAGCAAGGGTGGCCTCTACACGCTGTGGACGTCCGCCAACCACTTCGACGTGGACTCGCTGGTGGACGCCTACGGCAACGTGCCCACGCCGGTGCTGGAGAGCGGCTTCCTCATGGCCGCGCCGGTGCAGCGCCTCACCCGGTGGCTGGAGGTGTGCCGCCGCATCGACGACCCGGAGTTCGTCACCACGTTCCTGGCCATGGAGCGCTGGGGCGCGGACCCCGTGCCCTTCCCGGGTGAGGTGTACCGGCAGTACATCAAGGACTGCTACCAGCAGAACCTCTTCCCCCAGGGCCTCATGGAAGTGGGCGGCGAGCGCGTGGACCTGAGCCACATCCAGTGCGCCATCCTCAACGTCATCGCCGAGCACGACACCATCGCGCTGCCGGCGATGAGCGAGCCGCTGCCCTCCCTGGTCAGCTCGAAGGACTGTGAGACGCGGCGCTACCCCGTGGGCCACATTGGCCTGTCCGCCTCCAGCAAGGGCGCGACGAAGGTGTGGCCCTCTATTTCCGCGTGGATTGGCGCGCGCTCGAAGCCGATGGAACCATGA
- a CDS encoding Uma2 family endonuclease, whose translation MGDKPPPEQVYEALERLPPHVVGEIIEGELHVSPRPRMLHGRAAIRLSQQLAPFDPELGAEGPGGWVILPEPELHLGGNVLVPDLAGWRRERMPEIPDVTGVELVPDWLCEVLSPSTEALDRSRKMTIYAREGVNHLWFVDPRIQLLEVYRREGNHWQRLGAYTGSAHVHAEPFEARKLNLGSLWER comes from the coding sequence ATGGGTGACAAGCCACCGCCGGAGCAGGTGTACGAGGCGTTGGAGCGCCTCCCCCCGCACGTCGTCGGGGAAATCATCGAGGGTGAGCTGCATGTCAGCCCCCGTCCGAGGATGCTTCACGGCAGGGCCGCCATCCGGCTCAGCCAGCAACTGGCGCCGTTCGACCCGGAGCTCGGAGCGGAAGGCCCGGGCGGCTGGGTCATCCTCCCGGAGCCTGAGCTCCACCTGGGCGGCAACGTGCTCGTGCCAGACCTCGCCGGGTGGCGGCGCGAACGCATGCCAGAGATTCCAGACGTGACGGGCGTGGAACTCGTCCCCGACTGGCTCTGCGAAGTCCTGTCCCCCTCCACCGAAGCCCTGGACCGTTCGAGGAAGATGACGATCTACGCCCGCGAGGGCGTGAACCATCTGTGGTTCGTGGACCCGCGCATTCAGTTGCTTGAGGTCTATCGTCGGGAAGGCAACCACTGGCAGCGCCTGGGCGCGTACACCGGTAGCGCCCATGTCCATGCCGAGCCCTTCGAGGCACGCAAGTTGAATCTTGGTTCACTTTGGGAGCGATAG
- the ydfG gene encoding bifunctional NADP-dependent 3-hydroxy acid dehydrogenase/3-hydroxypropionate dehydrogenase YdfG → MNVLITGATAGFGLAIARRFIQDGARVIASGRRTERLEALRAELGERVLPLTLDITDREAVERAIRSLPSEFAEVDVLVNNAGLALGLDLAQSARVEDWDTMVDTNVKGLLYCTHAVLPGMVARNRGHVVNMGSVAAEWPYPGGNVYGATKAFVHQFSLNLRADLHGTAVRVTDIEPGLVGGTEFSNVRFKGDDARAASVYANTQALTPEDIADAVHWVATRPAHVNINVMSLMPVSQSFGPLPVKRQG, encoded by the coding sequence ATGAACGTTCTGATTACCGGGGCCACCGCGGGATTCGGCCTGGCCATTGCCCGCCGCTTCATCCAGGACGGCGCGCGCGTCATCGCCTCCGGGCGGCGCACCGAGCGGCTGGAGGCCCTGCGCGCGGAGCTGGGCGAGCGGGTGCTCCCCTTGACGCTCGACATCACGGACCGTGAGGCCGTGGAGCGGGCCATCCGCTCGCTGCCGTCGGAGTTCGCCGAGGTGGACGTGCTGGTCAACAACGCGGGCCTGGCGCTGGGGTTGGACCTGGCGCAGTCGGCCCGCGTGGAGGACTGGGACACGATGGTGGACACCAACGTGAAGGGCCTCCTGTACTGCACGCACGCGGTGCTGCCCGGCATGGTGGCGCGCAACCGGGGCCACGTCGTCAACATGGGCTCGGTGGCGGCGGAGTGGCCCTACCCGGGCGGCAACGTGTACGGCGCCACCAAGGCCTTCGTGCACCAGTTCAGCCTCAACCTCCGCGCGGACCTGCACGGCACCGCCGTGCGCGTGACGGACATCGAGCCCGGGCTGGTGGGCGGCACGGAGTTCTCCAACGTCCGCTTCAAGGGCGACGACGCGCGCGCGGCGTCCGTCTACGCCAACACCCAGGCGCTGACGCCCGAGGACATCGCGGACGCGGTGCACTGGGTGGCCACGCGGCCCGCGCACGTGAACATCAACGTCATGTCGCTGATGCCGGTGTCACAGTCCTTCGGGCCCCTGCCGGTGAAGCGACAGGGCTGA
- the queD gene encoding 6-carboxytetrahydropterin synthase QueD, producing the protein MDIFKEFTFEAAHRLPNVPPGHKCSRLHGHSYRVEIHVRGPVGSQSGWVMDFSDIKEAFEPLRLKLDHYYLNEVEGLENPTSENLSRWIWKRLRPGLPLLSRVVVRETCTSGCIYQGEDD; encoded by the coding sequence TTGGACATCTTCAAGGAATTCACCTTCGAAGCCGCGCACCGGCTTCCCAACGTGCCGCCCGGGCACAAGTGCAGCCGGCTTCACGGCCACAGCTACCGGGTGGAAATCCACGTGCGTGGCCCGGTGGGCTCGCAGTCCGGGTGGGTGATGGACTTCTCCGACATCAAGGAGGCCTTCGAGCCCCTGCGGCTGAAGCTGGACCACTACTACCTCAATGAGGTGGAAGGCCTGGAGAACCCCACCAGCGAGAACCTGTCGCGGTGGATCTGGAAGCGCCTGCGTCCGGGCCTGCCCCTGCTCAGCCGGGTGGTGGTCCGCGAGACGTGCACCAGTGGCTGCATCTATCAAGGCGAAGACGACTGA